Proteins found in one Mustela lutreola isolate mMusLut2 chromosome 12, mMusLut2.pri, whole genome shotgun sequence genomic segment:
- the RNF20 gene encoding E3 ubiquitin-protein ligase BRE1A isoform X2 has protein sequence MLDQRQAIEDELREHIEKLERRQATDDASLLIVNRYWSQFDENIRIILKRYDLEQGLGDLLTERKALVVPEPEPDSDSNQERKDDRDRGEGQEPAFSFLATLASSSSEEMESQLQERVESSRRAVSQIVTVYDKLQEKVELLSRKLNSGDNLIVEEAVQELNSFLAQENMRLQELTDLLQEKHRTMSQEFSKLQSKVETAESRVSVLESMIDDLQWDIDKIRKREQRLNRHLAEVLERVNSKGYKVYGAGSSLYGGTITINARKFEEMNAELEENKELAQNRHCELEKLRQDLEEVTTQNEKLKVELRSAVEEAVKETPEYRCMQSQFSVLYNESLQLKAHLDEARTLLHGTRGTHQRQVELIERDEVSLHKKLRTEVIQLEDTLAQVRKEYEMLRIEFEQTLAANEQAGPINREMRHLISSLQNHNHQLKGEVLRYKRKLREAQSDLNKTRLRSGTALLQSQSSTEDPKDEPVELKQDSEDLAAQSSAAKASQEEASEIKSKRDEEERERERREKEREREREREKEKEREREKQKLKESEKERDSAKDKEKGKHDDGRKKEAEVIKQLKIELKKAQESQKEMKLLLDMYRSAPKEQRDKVQLMAAEKKSKAELEDLRQRLKDLEDKEKKENKKMADEDALRKIRAVEEQIEYLQKKLAMAKQEEEALLSEMDVTGQAFEDMQEQNIRLMQQLREKDDANFKLMSERIKSNQIHKLLKEEKEELADQVLTLKTQVDAQLQVVRKLEEKEHLLQSNIGTGEKELGLRTQALEMNKRKAMEAAQLADDLKAQLELAQKKLHDFQDEIVENSVTKEKDMFNFKRAQEDISRLRRKLETTKKPDNVPKCDEILMEEIKDYKARLTCPCCNMRKKDAVLTKCFHVFCFECVKTRYDTRQRKCPKCNAAFGANDFHRIYIG, from the exons ATGCTGGATCAACGGCAGGCCATTGAAGATGAACTCCGTGAGCACATCGAAAAACTGGAACGAAGACAGGCCACCGATGATGCCTCACTGCTGATTGTCAACCGGTACTGGAGTCAG TTTGATGAAAACATCCGTATCATCCTTAAACGCTACGATCTGGAGCAGGGCTTGGGAGATCTCCTCACGGAGAGAAAAGCCCTTGTCGTGCCGGAACCAGAACCGGACTCTGATAGCAATCAGGAGCGGAAGGATGACCGAGACAGAG GGGAAGGACAAGAGCCAGCTTTCTCTTTCCTTGCTACTCTGGCCAGCAGTTCCAGCGAGGAAATGGAATCTCAGCTGCAGGAGCGTGTGGAGTCCTCCCGCCGAGCTGTGTCCCAGATTGTGACGGTCTATgataaattacaagaaaaagtGGAGCTCTTATCGCGGAAGCTGAACAGTGGAG ATAATCTGATCGTGGAGGAGGCGGTGCAGGAGCTGAATTCCTTTCTCGCCCAGGAGAACATGAGGCTACAGGAACTGACAGACCTACTTCAGGAGAAGCATCGCACCATGTCTCAGGAG TTCTCTAAGTTGCAGAGTAAAGTGGAGACAGCTGAGTCACGAGTGTCTGTCCTTGAGTCCATGATTGATGACCTGCAGTGGGATATTGACAAAATTCGAAAGAGGGAACAGCGACTCAACCGCCACTTAGCAGAAGTTCTGGAGCGG GTGAATTCGAAAGGCTATAAGGTATACGGAGCAGGGAGCAGTCTCTATGGCGGCACGATCACTATCAATGCCCGGAAG ttTGAGGAAATGAATGCAGAGCTTGAGGAGAACAAAGAGCTGGCTCAGAACCGTCACTGTGAGCTGGAGAAACTTCGGCAAGACCTGGAGGAGGTCACCACCCAAAATGAGAAGCTGAAG GTGGAACTGCGGAGCGCGGTGGAGGAGGCGGTTAAGGAGACCCCAGAGTACCGCTGTATGCAGTCGCAGTTCTCCGTCCTGTACAACGAGAGTCTGCAGTTGAAAGCACATTTGGATGAGGCTCGGACGCTGCTTCATGGCACCAGGGGGACCCACCAGCGCCAAGTTGAACTCATTGAG AGAGATGAGGTTAGTCTTCATAAGAAGCTGCGGACTGAAGTGATCCAGCTGGAAGATACGCTGGCCCAGGTCCGCAAGGAGTACGAGATGCTGAGGATAGAATTTGAGCAGACGCTGGCCGCCAATGAACAAGCAG GCCCCATCAACCGGGAGATGCGCCACCTCATCAGCAGCCTCCAGAATCACAACCACCAGCTGAAAGGCGAGGTCCTGAGGTACAAGCGGAAACTGAGAGAAGCCCAGTCTGACCTGAACAAG ACACGTCTGCGCAGCGGCACCGCCCTCCTGCAGTCTCAGTCCAGTACTGAGGACCCGAAGGACGAGCCCGTGGAGCTGAAGCAAGATTCCGAGGACTTAGCTGCCCAGTCCTCCGCAGCAAAGGCATCTCAGGAGGAAGCCAGTGAAATCAAGTCCAAACGGGACGAGGAAGAACGAGAgcgagaaaggagggagaaagagagggagcgagaaagagagcgggagaaggaaaaggaaagggaacgagagaagcagaaactgaaagagtcagagaaggaaagagactctgctaaggataaagagaaagggaaacatgacgatgggaggaaaaaggaagcagaagtTATCAAACAGTTGAAGATTGAACTGAA GAAGGCACAAGAGAGCCAAAAGGAGATGAAACTATTGCTAGATATGTACCGCTCTGCCCCGAAGGAACAGAGAGACAAAGTTCAGCTGATGGCAGCTGAGAAGAAGTCTAAGGCAGAG TTGGAAGATCTAAGGCAAAGACTCAAGGATCTAGAGgataaggagaaaaaggagaacaagaaAATGGCTGATGAGGATGCCTTGAGGAAGATCCGGGCCGTTGAGGAGCAGATAGAGTACCTGCAGAAGAAGCTGGCCATGGCCAAGCAG GAGGAAGAGGCTCTCCTCTCAGAGATGGATGTTACAGGCCAGGCCTTTGAAGACATGCAGGAGCAGAATATCCGTTTAATGCAGCAGTTGCGGGAGAAGGATGATGCAAATTTCAAACTCATGTCGGAGCGTATCAAGTCCAATCAGATCCACAAGCTActtaaagaagagaaggaggagctgGCTGACCAGGTTTTGACTCTAAAGACTCAG gttGATGCCCAGTTACAGGTAGTAAGGAAATTGGAAGAGAAGGAGCATCTATTACAAAGCAACATCGGCACGGGGGAGAAGGAGCTGGGTCTTAGGACTCAGGCCTTAGAGATGAATAAACGCAAG GCGATGGAGGCAGCCCAGCTGGCGGATGACCTCAAAGCGCAACTGGAGTTGGCTCAGAAGAAGCTCCATGATTTTCAGGATGAGATCGTGGAGAACAGTGTCACCAAAGAAAAGGACATGTTCAATTTCAAAAGAGCCCAG GAGGACATCTCTCGACTTCGAAGGAAGCTGGAGACCACAAAGAAACCAGACAATGTGCCCAAATGTGATGAGATCCTGATGGAGGAGATTAAGGATTACAAG gcacgcCTAACCTGTCCATGTTGCAACATGCGTAAAAAGGATGCTGTACTGACCAAGTGTTTCCATGTTTTCTGCTTCGAGTGTGTGAAGACACGCTATGACACCCGTCAGCGCAAATGTCCCAAGTGTAACGCCGCGTTTGGTGCTAATGATTTCCATCGCATCTACATTGGTTGA
- the RNF20 gene encoding E3 ubiquitin-protein ligase BRE1A isoform X1 yields MSGIGNKRAAGESGTSMPPEKKTAVEDSGTTVETIKLGGVSSTEELDIRTLQTKNRKLAEMLDQRQAIEDELREHIEKLERRQATDDASLLIVNRYWSQFDENIRIILKRYDLEQGLGDLLTERKALVVPEPEPDSDSNQERKDDRDRGEGQEPAFSFLATLASSSSEEMESQLQERVESSRRAVSQIVTVYDKLQEKVELLSRKLNSGDNLIVEEAVQELNSFLAQENMRLQELTDLLQEKHRTMSQEFSKLQSKVETAESRVSVLESMIDDLQWDIDKIRKREQRLNRHLAEVLERVNSKGYKVYGAGSSLYGGTITINARKFEEMNAELEENKELAQNRHCELEKLRQDLEEVTTQNEKLKVELRSAVEEAVKETPEYRCMQSQFSVLYNESLQLKAHLDEARTLLHGTRGTHQRQVELIERDEVSLHKKLRTEVIQLEDTLAQVRKEYEMLRIEFEQTLAANEQAGPINREMRHLISSLQNHNHQLKGEVLRYKRKLREAQSDLNKTRLRSGTALLQSQSSTEDPKDEPVELKQDSEDLAAQSSAAKASQEEASEIKSKRDEEERERERREKEREREREREKEKEREREKQKLKESEKERDSAKDKEKGKHDDGRKKEAEVIKQLKIELKKAQESQKEMKLLLDMYRSAPKEQRDKVQLMAAEKKSKAELEDLRQRLKDLEDKEKKENKKMADEDALRKIRAVEEQIEYLQKKLAMAKQEEEALLSEMDVTGQAFEDMQEQNIRLMQQLREKDDANFKLMSERIKSNQIHKLLKEEKEELADQVLTLKTQVDAQLQVVRKLEEKEHLLQSNIGTGEKELGLRTQALEMNKRKAMEAAQLADDLKAQLELAQKKLHDFQDEIVENSVTKEKDMFNFKRAQEDISRLRRKLETTKKPDNVPKCDEILMEEIKDYKARLTCPCCNMRKKDAVLTKCFHVFCFECVKTRYDTRQRKCPKCNAAFGANDFHRIYIG; encoded by the exons ATGTCAGGAATTGGAAATAAAAGAGCGGCTGGAGAGTCTGGCACATCCATGCCTCCGGAGAAGAAGACAGCTGTTGAAGATTCAGGGACCACCGTGGAGACGATTAAGCTCGGGGGTGTCTCTTCAACG GAGGAGCTAGACATTCGTACACTGCAAACCAAAAATCGCAAGCTGGCAGAAATGCTGGATCAACGGCAGGCCATTGAAGATGAACTCCGTGAGCACATCGAAAAACTGGAACGAAGACAGGCCACCGATGATGCCTCACTGCTGATTGTCAACCGGTACTGGAGTCAG TTTGATGAAAACATCCGTATCATCCTTAAACGCTACGATCTGGAGCAGGGCTTGGGAGATCTCCTCACGGAGAGAAAAGCCCTTGTCGTGCCGGAACCAGAACCGGACTCTGATAGCAATCAGGAGCGGAAGGATGACCGAGACAGAG GGGAAGGACAAGAGCCAGCTTTCTCTTTCCTTGCTACTCTGGCCAGCAGTTCCAGCGAGGAAATGGAATCTCAGCTGCAGGAGCGTGTGGAGTCCTCCCGCCGAGCTGTGTCCCAGATTGTGACGGTCTATgataaattacaagaaaaagtGGAGCTCTTATCGCGGAAGCTGAACAGTGGAG ATAATCTGATCGTGGAGGAGGCGGTGCAGGAGCTGAATTCCTTTCTCGCCCAGGAGAACATGAGGCTACAGGAACTGACAGACCTACTTCAGGAGAAGCATCGCACCATGTCTCAGGAG TTCTCTAAGTTGCAGAGTAAAGTGGAGACAGCTGAGTCACGAGTGTCTGTCCTTGAGTCCATGATTGATGACCTGCAGTGGGATATTGACAAAATTCGAAAGAGGGAACAGCGACTCAACCGCCACTTAGCAGAAGTTCTGGAGCGG GTGAATTCGAAAGGCTATAAGGTATACGGAGCAGGGAGCAGTCTCTATGGCGGCACGATCACTATCAATGCCCGGAAG ttTGAGGAAATGAATGCAGAGCTTGAGGAGAACAAAGAGCTGGCTCAGAACCGTCACTGTGAGCTGGAGAAACTTCGGCAAGACCTGGAGGAGGTCACCACCCAAAATGAGAAGCTGAAG GTGGAACTGCGGAGCGCGGTGGAGGAGGCGGTTAAGGAGACCCCAGAGTACCGCTGTATGCAGTCGCAGTTCTCCGTCCTGTACAACGAGAGTCTGCAGTTGAAAGCACATTTGGATGAGGCTCGGACGCTGCTTCATGGCACCAGGGGGACCCACCAGCGCCAAGTTGAACTCATTGAG AGAGATGAGGTTAGTCTTCATAAGAAGCTGCGGACTGAAGTGATCCAGCTGGAAGATACGCTGGCCCAGGTCCGCAAGGAGTACGAGATGCTGAGGATAGAATTTGAGCAGACGCTGGCCGCCAATGAACAAGCAG GCCCCATCAACCGGGAGATGCGCCACCTCATCAGCAGCCTCCAGAATCACAACCACCAGCTGAAAGGCGAGGTCCTGAGGTACAAGCGGAAACTGAGAGAAGCCCAGTCTGACCTGAACAAG ACACGTCTGCGCAGCGGCACCGCCCTCCTGCAGTCTCAGTCCAGTACTGAGGACCCGAAGGACGAGCCCGTGGAGCTGAAGCAAGATTCCGAGGACTTAGCTGCCCAGTCCTCCGCAGCAAAGGCATCTCAGGAGGAAGCCAGTGAAATCAAGTCCAAACGGGACGAGGAAGAACGAGAgcgagaaaggagggagaaagagagggagcgagaaagagagcgggagaaggaaaaggaaagggaacgagagaagcagaaactgaaagagtcagagaaggaaagagactctgctaaggataaagagaaagggaaacatgacgatgggaggaaaaaggaagcagaagtTATCAAACAGTTGAAGATTGAACTGAA GAAGGCACAAGAGAGCCAAAAGGAGATGAAACTATTGCTAGATATGTACCGCTCTGCCCCGAAGGAACAGAGAGACAAAGTTCAGCTGATGGCAGCTGAGAAGAAGTCTAAGGCAGAG TTGGAAGATCTAAGGCAAAGACTCAAGGATCTAGAGgataaggagaaaaaggagaacaagaaAATGGCTGATGAGGATGCCTTGAGGAAGATCCGGGCCGTTGAGGAGCAGATAGAGTACCTGCAGAAGAAGCTGGCCATGGCCAAGCAG GAGGAAGAGGCTCTCCTCTCAGAGATGGATGTTACAGGCCAGGCCTTTGAAGACATGCAGGAGCAGAATATCCGTTTAATGCAGCAGTTGCGGGAGAAGGATGATGCAAATTTCAAACTCATGTCGGAGCGTATCAAGTCCAATCAGATCCACAAGCTActtaaagaagagaaggaggagctgGCTGACCAGGTTTTGACTCTAAAGACTCAG gttGATGCCCAGTTACAGGTAGTAAGGAAATTGGAAGAGAAGGAGCATCTATTACAAAGCAACATCGGCACGGGGGAGAAGGAGCTGGGTCTTAGGACTCAGGCCTTAGAGATGAATAAACGCAAG GCGATGGAGGCAGCCCAGCTGGCGGATGACCTCAAAGCGCAACTGGAGTTGGCTCAGAAGAAGCTCCATGATTTTCAGGATGAGATCGTGGAGAACAGTGTCACCAAAGAAAAGGACATGTTCAATTTCAAAAGAGCCCAG GAGGACATCTCTCGACTTCGAAGGAAGCTGGAGACCACAAAGAAACCAGACAATGTGCCCAAATGTGATGAGATCCTGATGGAGGAGATTAAGGATTACAAG gcacgcCTAACCTGTCCATGTTGCAACATGCGTAAAAAGGATGCTGTACTGACCAAGTGTTTCCATGTTTTCTGCTTCGAGTGTGTGAAGACACGCTATGACACCCGTCAGCGCAAATGTCCCAAGTGTAACGCCGCGTTTGGTGCTAATGATTTCCATCGCATCTACATTGGTTGA